The following proteins come from a genomic window of Alphaproteobacteria bacterium:
- a CDS encoding peptidylprolyl isomerase translates to MRAFLKPFFVVVLLMTLGSMSASAADPENTVYMDLKDGRVVIELRPDLAPETVKHFKELIRKHFYDGLTFHRVIPGFMAQTGDPLGNGTGGSGHNVPAEFTRKEHFVRGTVGLARAQDPNSGDSQFFITFDDASFLDGQYTIFGKVTKGMEFVDLIKKGSKAQNGAIQGAPDKILKMQIAADVKS, encoded by the coding sequence ATGCGCGCTTTTTTGAAACCCTTCTTCGTGGTGGTTCTTCTCATGACTCTCGGCTCAATGTCGGCCTCGGCGGCCGATCCCGAAAACACGGTTTACATGGACCTCAAGGACGGGCGGGTGGTGATCGAGCTGCGGCCGGATCTCGCACCGGAGACCGTCAAGCACTTCAAGGAACTCATTCGCAAGCACTTCTACGATGGGCTGACGTTTCATCGGGTGATCCCGGGCTTCATGGCCCAGACGGGCGATCCGCTCGGCAATGGCACGGGCGGGTCCGGCCACAATGTTCCCGCCGAATTCACCCGCAAGGAGCATTTCGTCCGCGGCACCGTCGGCCTTGCGCGCGCCCAGGATCCGAACAGCGGCGACAGCCAGTTCTTTATCACTTTCGACGATGCCTCCTTTCTCGACGGCCAATATACGATCTTCGGGAAGGTGACCAAGGGCATGGAATTCGTCGATCTCATCAAAAAAGGATCGAAGGCGCAGAATGGCGCAATTCAGGGCGCGCCCG